The Takifugu flavidus isolate HTHZ2018 chromosome 17, ASM371156v2, whole genome shotgun sequence genome contains a region encoding:
- the htr5ab gene encoding 5-hydroxytryptamine (serotonin) receptor 5A, genome duplicate b has product MAYPNTSVLTANVSSTTDAFDSGGNIYRPFSVFSVLTLTLLAMLVVATFVWNLLVLVTILRVRTFHRVPHNLVASMAISDVMVAALVMPLSLVHELNGRLWKLGRVLCQVWISFDVLCCTASIWNVTAIALDRYWSITRHLQYTLKTRKKISNVMIALTWLLSSIISLSPLFGWGRTYSEGMKCQMSQEPSYTIFSTFGAFYLPLCVVLFVYWKIYKAAKFRIGSRKTNTITPMAEVKEETRPQMVFTVRHATVTFQTDGDTWREQKEKKAALMVGILIGVFVLCWIPFFITELIVPLCSCDIPPIWKSIFLWLGYSNSFFNPLIYTAFNKNYNNALRNLFSRQR; this is encoded by the exons ATGGCGTACCCCAACACCAGCGTCCTGACGGCCAACGTCAGCAGCACCACGGACGCCTTTGACTCCGGCGGAAACATCTACCGACCCTTTTCCGTCTTCAGCGTGCTAACTCTGACCTTGCTGGCCATGTTGGTGGTGGCCACCTTTGTGTGGaacctgctggtgctggtgaccATCCTGAGGGTGAGGACGTTCCACCGGGTGCCCCACAACTTGGTAGCTTCCATGGCCATCTCCGACGTCATGGTGGCTGCCCTGGTCATGCCGCTGAGCCTGGTCCACGAGCTGAACGGGAGGCTGTGGAAGCTGGGCCGCGTCCTGTGCCAGGTCTGGATCTCCTTCGACGTGCTCTGCTGCACTGCCAGCATCTGGAACGTGACGGCCATCGCGCTGGACCGCTACTGGTCCATCACCAGGCACCTGCAGTACACGCTGAAGACGCGCAAGAAGATCTCCAACGTGATGATCGCCCTGACGTGGCTgctgtcctccatcatctccctgTCGCCTCTCTTCGGCTGGGGCAGGACGTACTCGGAGGGAATGAAGTGCCAGATGAGCCAGGAGCCGTCCTACaccatcttctccaccttcgGGGCGTTTTACCTGCCGCTGTGTGTGGTGCTGTTCGTCTACTGGAAGATCTACAAGGCAGCCAAGTTTCGGATCGGCTCCAGGAAAACCAACACGATAACACCCATGGCTGAG GTGAAGGAGGAAACGCGGCCCCAGATGGTGTTCACCGTACGACACGCCACCGTGACCTTTCAGACGGACGGGGACACGTGGCGCgagcagaaggagaagaaggcgGCGCTAATGGTGGGCATCCTGATCGGCGTGTTCGTGCTTTGCTGGATCCCCTTCTTCATCACCGAGCTCATCGTTCCGCTGTGCTCCTGCGACATCCCGCCCATCTGGAAGAGCATCTTCCTGTGGCTGGGGTACTCCAACTCCTTCTTCAACCCGCTCATCTACACCGCGTTCAATAAGAACTACAACAACGCTCTGAGGAACCTGTTCTCCCGGCAACGCTGA